Part of the Leptolyngbya sp. BL0902 genome, AACGAGCGGATCAAGACAAGCTCCTAGGGGTCGGGCGTGTCATCAAAATGGTGGGGATCTACCTTGAGGGTGAGGCGCAGGGGCAGAAATAACTGCCAGCGAATGGCCACCGCCCGAATACCAAAAATTAGCCCCATCGCCACAAGCCGACCCAGGGGAGCAGGCAAGGTTTTCAGCAGCAGCACGTAGAGGATACCGCCAAACACAATCGGGGTGGCATAGAGCTCCCTCGACAGCAGCATCGTAGGCCGATGGGTGACAACATCTCGCAAAATCCCTCCGGCAATGCTGGTAATCAGACCCATCACCACCGCCACCGCCGCCGGATGTTCCAAGGACAGAGTCTTATCAATGGCCTGCACCGAAAACAGCGCTACCCCCATGGCATCCAAATAGGACAGCAGCCGAGGCGGCAGTTTGAGGATAAAACGAAAGCCGAGGAACGTGGCAAAGGACGCCCCCAACGCCACCCAAAAGGCGGTGAGATCCAGCAGCCAAAAGACAGGCACGTCCAAAATTACGTCCCGCAGGGTGCCGCCGCCAATGGCCGTTAGCAGCCCCACCACCACCACACTAAAAATATCCAACCGCTGCCGCGCCGCCGACAACACCCCCGAAATCGCAAACACCGCCACCCCCACCTGGGCCAAAATATACTCCATCACTGCACCCTCTATCGCCAATGTTTCCTATTGTGCAGGCATTGCTCCAGCACTAAAGAACTGACTTCAACCATACTCCAATTTTTTAGCCCTTAGTTTCGTTACCTTTTGCTTCAAAAAAACACCTTAATAGCCTTTTTCGGATAGAAATGAATAAGACTCTAGAATAAAAAATGATGCTCTCGCAACAAGAGCAGATCGCTTGAACTACGAGTCTATCCGCTAAGTCATAAACGACGTATTCCTAAGAAATAAACCTTCTGATTAGAATCCGTCGAATGAGGGCAACATCATCTCCGTCCGGTGCGAGACCTAGATTCTTGTTGCTCCCTTCTTGGTCGGTCAATCCTTCTGTTGTTGTTTGTCGTTTGTCGCTATTTCGTCTAGCTCAAGCATTTAGCTTTAGCTAGATCAACCTATGGCGACCTAATAACATCACGATGATCCAGGATGCTAAGCATTTCAGGGTTCATTGTGTGTTGCACGTAAACACCTTTCACAACTGTGAGGTTAATATGACCAACACTCGCGCTTTCCCATGGTTCCGAGGTTTTCTATCTGGTTTAATTCTATCTGCGGTCGCTGTGCCAACTGCCATGACGCTAGCCCAATCCTATCCCCCTTCATTCCAAGACCTATGGGAAGTTCAGGGCGATATTCGCGGCTGTCGAATGGTAATTGAGGCAACCCAAGCTGAAGTTTTTGATAACACTGAGCTGTATGCCAAACCTGCAAACCAAATTGGCACCTTTCCAGGTGGAACATATGTCTTCTTAACGGGGGTTTTTCGGAAGTTTGATGGGACTACGGCTGTGCAGGTCTACACCTTTAATGAAGCTTGGTTTGAGAATGAGGATACCCAGGCCAATTTTAGACCTCTTGGAGCACAGCATTTCCCACAACCCGTGGGATGGGTTGATGCCAGAAAGCTAACGCCCTGCTACTAAGGCGTGCGACTAAGATAACTCGCCTCTTTATCGAGCTAGCTTTAGCAGCCTGAAGCCTCTCTTCACTTTATCGTTAAAATGATGCATGACTATAGGCTGGGGCGATTGTGAAACTCAGCCTATTTTTTGGGCTATCCCGTTCACGATGTTGGAGCTGTCTGTGACCACTACCCCTGATCCTTCCCTCACCGCTGCCGATTGGGAACGCCGCTACCAGGAAGGCAGCACCCGCTGGGACTTGGGCCAAGCCGCCCCCGGACTCCAGGCATTACTGGCGTCTGACCAAGCTCCGATTCCCGGTCGGGCGATGGTGCTGGGGGCAGGGCGGGGCCACGATGCG contains:
- a CDS encoding trimeric intracellular cation channel family protein, producing MEYILAQVGVAVFAISGVLSAARQRLDIFSVVVVGLLTAIGGGTLRDVILDVPVFWLLDLTAFWVALGASFATFLGFRFILKLPPRLLSYLDAMGVALFSVQAIDKTLSLEHPAAVAVVMGLITSIAGGILRDVVTHRPTMLLSRELYATPIVFGGILYVLLLKTLPAPLGRLVAMGLIFGIRAVAIRWQLFLPLRLTLKVDPHHFDDTPDP